GTAGGAGTCGTTCTGGAAGTTTATGGATTTTTCCTTCTTTTCCggtgagttgttttttttgttttgtgactAAACCCTGGCAAGATGTTTAGGGTGGTTTTGCATTACTATAAAGGGCTTTATTTAGCTTAAAGCTACTCTACGTAAGGTTTTTTTCCCctgaaattaatacaatttaaaaattaccgagtaaaagatgtttacatgtagttcACAAGTGAAAATAgtagttatatttataaaaatgaccctatttaaaattttacatcctcttgattcttactgtgttgttacctgaatgatccacagctgtgtttttttgtttagtgatggttgttcatgagtcccttgtttgccctgaacagttaaactgccagaaaaatccttcaggtcccacaaattctttggtttttctgtatttttgtgtatttgaaccctttccaacaatgactgtttgattttgagatgcaacttttcacactgaggacaactgagggactcatgtgcaactattacagaagatcaggataaatgtaacttatttagacttctgggaaacatgcaagtatcttctgtagcctctgaagggcagtaataaatggaaaaaaatatgatatttgggcaaaataagaaaaatgtacacatctccattctgtatatataatatatataccaATATATCCatacaaaagtttacacccccagctcttaaagggatagttcccaaaaatgaaatttgatgtttatctgcttacccccaggatatccaaaatgtagatgactttgtttcttcagtagaacacaaacgaagatttttaactcaaacagTTGCAGTCTGTCATATAAGTCATatagtcatataatggcagtcaatggctaccaaatctttgagagtaaaaaaaaaacatacataaacaaaaccaaattaaaccctgcgactcgtgacgatacactgatgtcctaagacacgaAACGATAGGTTTGTGCGAGAGACTGAAAAGGGAGCTAACTATTGCAAgatagtcctaggtttttcgccccatcggaccaaaccagtgcaggaagattccctggagagtgaatataaataattgtcaaaaaaaaaaaaaaatgaactttcaaCTCACGTTCGCAAAGGTACACCAGAAcattcgaaaggggcagggccgcGTTTACTAAAAcagctataacttttgaacggaatgagacgCTCTGAGGTCACACGAAAAAAGTTGCGGAGCTTCGCCACTTTGTGGCACTATAAAAgggagaaaacataaaaatggccatAACTACGCAACCGAAAATCAGtatgcacggtcttggtccaaagtgccacaagcgcctgtaaggacatttgcatatctcaaaaaacattgtcACCATAGGCCGacgaattttgagcacctattagacaaggttagcGGAGGCCAGTTGGAACAAAACTCAGTGTTTGACTCACCGCCCTAaatgtctgtgagaaatttgtaTGAAATCGGCCACTGCAGGGCGATATTGcattttcaagggcgtaaatgaTTGAACATCgcacttttttttcacacatatgcacaatattcatatcatatgatagacaTCCTCGTTTCGAACAACTACTGTCAGTCAAACCGTTAGTCAAATGCTtgaagatgtgaaaaacctacttttgtgaaccagtcctaggtttttcattcaacctggaaaaaaacactgcagtacaattctcttgATGCTCTAGGTCAGGGGTGGTGAACTCAAGGCCTGGAGAGCAtgagccctgcagagttcagctccaaccctaataaaactcacctgcctatagcttcctagtaacccttcagaccttaattagcttgttcagCTGTGCAGGCTTGgccaaaagggcccatgtcacacctctctttatcaccctgcactggctcccaactgcagctcgcatcaaattcaagacactgatgcttgcatatagaacagccacaggctcggtgcccgcctacctccactcactgctaccCGCCAGAGATCCGCCAGTGAGCGACGCTtcattgtaccatcacaaagaggcacaaaatcactttccagaacattttcttacaccgttcctggctggtggaatgatcttcccaccgctatccggaatgccaactccctaacaactttcaagcgacTGCTGAAAACTCTCTGCTGAAAATCTCTTTCGACACtatttgactaaaaaaaaaaaaaaaaaaaaaaattcttttttctactcttttccctttctagcttgtacttatttgaacaatgcctgttatatggtaatttgagcacttcgtaggtcgttttgcctctttatGACAAATcacttgatgtattccccacctgtaagtcgctttggataaaagcgtctgctaaatgaatgtaaatgtaaatgtttgatgagggttgaagcaaaactcggcagggctgcggctctccaggaccgacgttcgccacctctgctctaggtcaataattatcaaaaaaatgttgaaatttactcTTTGGGATCCTATaatggggtcatttagaaaaggggcctgtccaaatttacccaaaagactataaagcctaaacgaaaattcaaaactttacaaaacctggtgagcacatgcgacaggtgattctaaacaagcatgcaaagttttagggagatcggaccacagctggtgctataacagttataaatgttaaaaaacatatttctgtggcaaatgtatacattatgtagctttttattattattattataatattataatttggCATCCATCTGTTTTCAGGGGCTTTTTCCCAGTAGCGGTTGGCTTCATTAGGCGAGTGCCTATTCTTGGATCTTTACTGAATCTTCCTGGTATCAGTGGGGTAAGTCGACCACAGTTTGCTGACTTTTGTCATTCGTTTGGTATTTTGTGCTTATGCAAGTGACACTTAAAATCATGTCACATGACTACATGTTGTTCTGTTTCTCTTTTAGTTAGTGGATAAAGTCGGCGAGAGCAACACCATGGTATAACGGTCAACAGtttagtattttcttttagttttctaTGAGTGgctcatatttatatttgtcaTATAATAGTGCTTCTAGTCCGGCGTCTTGCCGGACGATATTTCTGAATGACAGATGAGATTTTTGATACTTTACCTGTGAAGAagttcaagtgtttttttttttcctgggaCTGATTACCAAACCAAGTCAGGCACTGTTTTTGTTGCATCACACGTCTCCCTCCAGGGGAGCGACAGGGACCACCAAAGCCCTAAATGACCACGAGATTGGCGGAACCGAAACTGAAAGGAATCACTGGGTTCTGAATGAAGTCGTTACTGTTTTTTATTGCGCTTTTATGTGCCAACTGTTCTGTTTTGctctttttatttgtcaaaatcTAATTTGGACTTTCCACACGAGCTCCACCTAGTGGAGCGGAGACTGTTTCATTCTTCGTGTTCACGAGGAAAATTCGTGACATGCTGTTGTAATACATGACTGACTTGTTTAAGTATTTGTAAATACTTCAAATGTGAGACTAATGTAAATTTTTACCGACAAAGATCCTGTTTAATAAATGGATTATATCCTTGACGGGTCTACTTGTCTTTGATAAACATCACATTCACAGGCTTATATAAGTGCTTGGTGcaaatactaaacaaaaattgtatatattgcTAGCATATATTGCTTACACTTTGCACTTTCATTATACATGTAGTGAGTACATTGAGTAGTTCCTGTTCCAACAGTTAGTTGGAAGTGTAACAATGTCAATCAAACGTTTGGACACACTTTCTAAAAGTTATTCATGactatttttcacatttactgATCAAAACataacacaaatgaaaaaataaactcacatttcAGTTTCTTTGTCTAGAATCAAGCTATGATCATTATGGAGTCTCATGAAGTGCATTATGGGATGCTTTAAAACACCTGAACATGTAGTATAAATGCTCGATGGTTATGGATGTAACGGTATTGTTAATATCGCAATAGCAAAACGCTCGATATTATCGTGGTCACGTCATGATATTAAACAATAAGTCTTAtgggcaaaaagtgtagtttttaaaattgaatgttttcactgaagctggagttttccttcaaaataaaagctctactgccgtttccgtcaaaataaacaaagtgcagtatgaattgctgacagctagtgTTTTTAATGctgtccaaattcaaaatatctctttcaaagcagagaaagagaaattAGGAACGAAGTAgtgtaatttccctactgtaaagcaaaaataatatacctatgaaatattcatttttattcattttagtgtaATTGTTTCACAATATATGACTATTcctgttattgttgttgttattattattattttctaatttgaaaataatatgaatgtgaatgtaatttacACAGGGACAGtatatcataaataaaaagaggATTTTGCCCTTTcaagttcaggtacaagtcaattcactgactttttttctgacttaagttttcttagttaaaaACATGGGTTGaatctcttaattttgaactctcaaagtgcgtTAGACAGAATAATTTAACCTTAAATTGtacaataattcattttttcctcaattcttcattcatttttttttttttttaaatgatcacaATAAATATCATACTGTGTTGTATCGGGAGTTTCTGATATCATTACATCAGTCTGCTGAAATGCATtaactttttgaataaaaaaaatgatgcaaagTCCAATTCTATTTTTTAGATCAAAAAGTTAAGATCACAAAAATCATCTGTTCAGTCAAGTGTGTCCAAACGTTTGATTTGTAGTGTATAATATTTGCTATATTTCACCGTCAAGATCTGTTTTCACACAAAGTGCTAATCTGACAATCATGCGTTTATGTAATTCCTGATTGTTTGAAAGAaacggttcacccaaaaaaaaataaatttggcaattatttattcaccctcaggccatacaagatgtagatgagtttgtttcttcatcagatttggagaaatgtagcattgcatcacttactcaccaatggatgtgaatgggtgccgtcagaatgagagtccaaacagctgataaaaacctcacaagtaatccacaccactccagtccaacAATTAACATATtctgaagccaaaagctgtgttcgtaagaaacaaatctatcattaagacCTTTAATCGCTGgattgtggattactgtgatgtttttaatcagctgtttggactctcattctgacggcacccattcacatccattggtgagcacgtgatgtaatgctacatttctccaaatctaagcgagaaacaaactcatctacatcttggatgtcctgaGAGCAAGTATATTTTCAGCCAAttgcatttttgggtaaactattcctttccATACATTATTTCAAATCCCTAAATCATTTGAAAGATTATTTCAAGAACATACTATTACTaagatattacaaaaaaaagcagcaatCACACATTCGATGCTGTGAGTAATAGCTATTGCTTGTGAGTTAGCTTTACAGGTCTTTCAGGTCTTTCTGGATGTGCCACAGCATGTCTGCGCTCTTCTTCAGCTGCGAGACCTCGTCGCTGGTCAGGGTCATGTTGATCACGCTGCCCACTCCAGCGCTGTTCAACACGCACGGCAGGCTCAGGTAGACCTCGTCGCCGATGCCGTACATACCCTGAAACGCATGCAATACATTAGCATAAATTAgcataaagtttcataattgTGGTACTGTTTAAATATGACTAAAAAACTTGATATTTACATACACTACAGTTTAAATGTTTAGGTTGGGTACAATTttttaggctgcatttattgggtcattaatacagtaaaaacattaaaattatgaaatattattacgatttaaaataaccgctttctatctgaatatactgtaaaatgtaatttattcctgtgatgcaaagatgaattttctgcatcattacgccagtcttcagtgtcacatgatctttcagaaatcattttaatgtataatatctaatatattatataataaatgtactgACCTTCACCATGGTGGACACGGGATGGACTCGGTTGAGGTTCTTCATGAGACTCTCTGTCAGGTCGGCCACACTCAGTCCGATGGCCCAGTTAGTGTAACCTTTCAGTCGGATCACCTCATAGGCGCTGTGATGAACACACGGTCATGGAAGTATATACTTGATGGATATGTTCACTTCTGGCAGAATGGCTCAGATTTGTTTACACAAGACAGAATTCTAAACTGTTTATTGAGCTGATAACTAGACATTACACTAAATTAATTAAGCAATATAGTAAAGTCATATGACAGTGTAACAAAGTGGTTGAAATGTTACATACTGTTCCATACATACTCAAACTGTTCTTTAACAAGAAAAGAGTAACACATTGACGTACCTGTCTACAACCTTCTTGTGTGTTTCTTTCCAGTTCTCTCTGTCAGTGTCTTTGCCGATCTCTGGATTGAGTTTCTGCAGACTGACTCCCGCCACATTAGTGCCGCTCCAGACAGGAACTgcaatacaaacacacacacacagggaccATGAGTGGTTGAACGatatgaaaatgtcaaaatttgatgccatcatatttatttatttatttatttatttatactaaataaaaaacaatgttataatattaattaaaaattataatattaataaataaacaattaatttataattagtACTACTATTTTAATAACGTTTATTTgcataaacaattttaaatgtaattattttaattatatgctgaatataaaacatttaatactttattattagaatttatattacattacatttacatgatttaattatgcttacattcaaaaaatatattttataaaatattaaatcttttACCATTTTAATATTAAGCTTATTTTACACTATCATTTATataagcatatatatatttattatttatttaaataattttagaaacTCATAttctatgtttattatttaaatcatttatattttaataatacatcagttatttaaatatttttcatttattatttaatagttcttttaatttataatttatatttatgtaattatgcTTAAAGTTTACAATTatattaaactgaataaaatagttattttactttatatattatataatttatatacttctattatttattatttatttaaagaatttagattcattttaatgagtattattttagaaatattcattatattttattttattatgttcattattatttaaatcatttatattttcataatacatcattaaaattatttaaatattttttattattatttaatagttcttttaatttataatttatatttatataattaaattgtttaaatgtacacatttaaaattattttatattaaattgaataaaattttacttattttactttacattatataacttatataattatatcatttatttatttatttaaagaatttagattcattttaatgagtaattttgaaatattcattatattttatattatatgaatgtaaacaatatattttttatattttactaaaacctaatatttaaaactattttgatAATACTTTccatgtattatttaaaatacgttttattaccatttatatttgaataataaatatggatgattattttacaaatctttattcattgtaattttattttatgatgtattatattaatgtaaataattaatattttaataaaacctaatatttaaaattattttaataatacttgttattttaaatacgttttataatgaattatttatttataaattatatcacATCGTATATATTTGTCTGTAATGTCTCACCGCTGGAGTCGCCATGTTCTCCCAGAATCCATCCGTTGAAGCTGCTGGGATGGATGCCCAACCTCTCAGCCATCAGGTACCGAAAGCGAGCCGAGTCCAGGTTGGTCCCGCTGCCGATGACGCGATGCTTGGGCAGGCCGCTCAGCTTCCAGGTCACGTATGTCAAAACGTCCACTGTACGAGCAGAAAAACTGTGTTACAAGCAAATAGAGCATAGGACGCATAATAATGTGTGTTGATGGGTACCGGGGTTGGACACGACGATGAGGATGCAGTTGGGACTGTGTCTGACGATCTGCGGGATGATGTGTTTGAAGATGTTGACGTTTCTCTGCACCAGATTCAGTCTGCTCTCGCCCTCCTGCTGACGGACGCCTGCCGTCACCACCACGATACGAGAGTTGGCCGTCACCGAGTAATCTACAGGATCGAACGAGATGTTCAGAACCGTCAAACCACCGAGAAACCACTCAAAACCTTGAGTCATTGAGGAGGTGAGGGCTACCTTTGCCTGAGACGATCTTGGGTGTCTTCAGGAAGAGGCTTCCGTGCTGTAAGTCCATCATCTCACCCTTCAGTTTGTCCTCTATGACGTCCACCAGCGCCAGCTCATCCACCAGATCCTGCAGACCCACAGACACAATCacattaaacaagaaaaaatgaatCAAGATTACATCCCAAATTTCTCATACTACACATAAGTATGTACTTCATTTTAAGGTAATCATTTAACAAAACTGCTTCACTGCTTTTCTTTTgggcaaataataataaacacgtaaaaatacaaataacaacaacaacaacaacaaaaaagtactactactactactactactgctaagtaaataagtaaaatagacatcatcataataataataataataataataatatgcaaataaaataacatcaaaaaaaaaaaaaataaaatacaactactactactactacttctaataataaaaaaataagtatttatattaatacgaataataatgatatttaaaatagagACAATAGAAATAatagtactactaataaaaataaatataaaaatgaaataataataataataataataataaattaataataacaataaatgtaaaaacccatacaaataataataataataataataataaaacaacaacaaaaatagaaacaatagaaatactaacaataaaaatgaaaacataaatagtaataataataataataataaatatgaatgttgttataaataataataataaaaaatagaaacaataaagtaataaatacaatacaaaaacagaattaataatagtaataatatatgaaaaatacaaaaaataatatacaaataataacaacaacaaaaatagaaacataataataaatgttattaatactactactactgctactaataataataataaatataaaaatggaaacaatataaatactactactactaccactactactactactactaataataataaaactaaaataatacaatggaaaaagagaattattattattattattattattattatttcacaacaacaacaacaacaacatgaaacagtaataatcataataatgccaaataataataataataataataataaagaaatataaataatactatgaccattaacaataataacaatatgaaaacattaataataataataataataaaatataaacaatcaatagaaatactactactaaaataataccactactactactactaataaaaaataataaataaaaagtatataaatattattaataatataataataataataataataataataataataataacaacaagaagaagaaaatgaacaattaattaatagaaatactactactactactactactattaccactaataataaaataaaataaaatgattaaaactgaaACCATGTTTTTTATAGAAGTGATCTATCAAAATGATAATCTGTGTGAAttctaaatctttttttttttttttttttttttttgtaatttacatttttgctttgATAAAAAGGTGATTGAAGAAAAGCTGTATTGGCCACTCATGTGACAAActcgttttatttttgttatttttccacTCCATTTAACTCACAACGGCTCATCAGTGTTTGTGCCGGCCGTGGTTCTTCACCTTTACTCTAATTGGACAAAGGGATCAAAGTCAAGCGCAGACAAACACGGTCTAACTCTACAGAAAAATGACCCACTGACTTAATGACATCATCAGTATGAGCAAAATGTTCATAACCTCGTGTACAATCGTTAAATCAACAAGGAATTTGTCCAGGAATATGTTTGTGCTTCGGTCACAAAGTCCGTTGTATGTTGGCGAATGCAAGTACAACCTGTCACGATCAATAACTTCATGACGAGCATGTGACTAGTGTACGTCTCACCCGCAGCAGAATGCTGACGGCGCAGGCCATGCCGACCTGTCCCACACCGACCACCGTCACTTTGTTCCTCGGCGGCTCGACCGGCCCGCTGAACAGAGGAGTGATGAGCTTCTGCAGAACCGATGCCATATTCAACACTGCAGAGGAACAGACAGAGAATCAGTGCAAACACTcacaaatttatattatatatgaaattagAGATTTCTAAACCTTTAAATATGagaaaattattcaaataaaatactactactactaataataataatatgaaaaattaataataataagtatgaaaaataatacaaatatgaaaacaaataaataaataataataataataatccaaaaTAGAAACAATACTGCtaccaataataattaataatagtatgaaaacataaataacaacaaaaatagaaacaacactactactaataaataataacaatatgaaaaatatacataatgctAATACTACtaccaataataaatatatgtatgaaAGCAAGTatgaaaacaacaataataataataataataacaacaactaaaagtatgaaaacattaataataataataataataataaaaatataaatcaatactactaataataaataaatataaatactaataccactaatactaaataaaaaaaataataataacaacaacaacaataataataataataataacatagaaataaaaaatactactactaccattaacaataataacagtatgaaaacaatacaaaataataatagtaatagttttcaataataataataataataataatatcaaaaataGAAACAATACTACTAGTACTACAACCACTAGTACTgctattactaataataataatgtaaaaataataataataaagaaacaatacttctaataaaataataatagtataaaaacataaataataataataataataataaaatctaattttattaaaaacaatactactaataataaataattatgaaaatatgacTAATACTAATaccaccaataataataataataataataataataataaattaaataacataaacagAAATAATACCTCTATAcctctatatataatatacataataaacaacaacaacaacaacaacatgaaaaaaagaaaaaaaaatactagaactactactactactactaataataataataaaattaaataatagaaattcttctactactactactactaataataataataaaaaaattaaataatagaaattctactactactactacaaccataataaaataataataaaacaatgtgaaaaggagaacaataaataaaatactccAACTCTACtaccactaataataataataataataataataataataataatatggaaaaatataaataatactaatatcaGTAATAATCAAATGATAGATTATTACACAATGTACCCTTTATACATtctagtaataaaaaaaaataaataaaataataataataataataataaaattgcatACTGGGTTTTGAGTccaatgaatatttttaaagaatttgagAGGAAAATGGGAGGTTACTTTGTGGTGAAGTAAGCAAATCTCAACAGAACATGTTGGTTAAGTTCACCGCGCTCAACTTTAAGTGCAAGTTCTGCCTAAACAACCGGCCCTGTCCTGTTTCTAACCACCATAATGATTGAAAACATCACCAAGCAACAATTCCCTAAACACTTTCCTCAGTTTATACGTGAACAAAGACACAGAAGTGCGGAAAGATATAGCCTACAACCTCATCTCATAATTAAAACCATCATAACACATaacataataatgaaataacatACAGCATCAGACAGTAAGATCTCACCTGCACACAGATCCTCCAGTCAATCACACAAGCATCAGATGAAATCTGCTGTAATGCAGCAAGCTGCTTCCAGTTTATCTGCTGCTGCCGGTGTGTTTAGATCAAGGTCACTTACAGGACACTCCTCCAGAGATGTGGACAAACACATGTCCCACATACACTCTGTCTCTCACGTACCGTTCCCTCTCGTCTCCAATCAATCGACATTTAAAACGCAAACACGCGTCAGTCTTACCGTGTCTGTAGAGGCTTTGCGCTCCCAGGTAGAGATACCACCACGACACGAGCATGGCAGGATGTTGTTGTCGGCTGTACGGGCCACTGCGGTGAATTAGGGCGCATCCAGTGCCATCTCCGGAGCCAGCTTCCGTCTGCACACAGACAGCTAATGGGGTTACTGTAATCCGCTGCCATCTGCTGTACCTGCGCGGTTTAACAGTCGCTAAAAAGCACACGCTGATGTTTGAAAGGGGATTAAAACAAACTGAGCAATTACTATATTAGCCATTAGTCATAACTCTGGTCAGGCGCACAGGTCATGCGATGACTCAGGTAATTAGAATGACGTGTACTGATTGATTGACACCCGTCATTTTATAATCAACCTTACTTATGTGACACAAGGAGTCAGACAGCAGCTATATCTTAAAACATCCTCAATTAAATACTCATTaggctaaatatttttttgaaccgATTTGCATCATTTTGAATAAAACGTTTTGGGATGTAAAGAGTATTTTCTTTATTCAAAGTTGATCTAGACAAGTAGAAACATGGAAACTATCCAAAGCTCTGTTAATCCTAAAACAGTGAAAACTGCATCTTTATATTCATCCTATATGTCTACTCAAGGtgggaaaaaaatactgtagttaaaccatggttttgctacacaaaccatacattaaatataaaactgtggttatactaaaaata
The sequence above is drawn from the Labeo rohita strain BAU-BD-2019 chromosome 25, IGBB_LRoh.1.0, whole genome shotgun sequence genome and encodes:
- the ldhbb gene encoding L-lactate dehydrogenase B-B chain isoform X2, with the translated sequence MASVLQKLITPLFSGPVEPPRNKVTVVGVGQVGMACAVSILLRDLVDELALVDVIEDKLKGEMMDLQHGSLFLKTPKIVSGKDYSVTANSRIVVVTAGVRQQEGESRLNLVQRNVNIFKHIIPQIVRHSPNCILIVVSNPVDVLTYVTWKLSGLPKHRVIGSGTNLDSARFRYLMAERLGIHPSSFNGWILGEHGDSSVPVWSGTNVAGVSLQKLNPEIGKDTDRENWKETHKKVVDSAYEVIRLKGYTNWAIGLSVADLTESLMKNLNRVHPVSTMVKGMYGIGDEVYLSLPCVLNSAGVGSVINMTLTSDEVSQLKKSADMLWHIQKDLKDL
- the ldhbb gene encoding L-lactate dehydrogenase B-B chain isoform X1, with amino-acid sequence MLVSWWYLYLGAQSLYRHVLNMASVLQKLITPLFSGPVEPPRNKVTVVGVGQVGMACAVSILLRDLVDELALVDVIEDKLKGEMMDLQHGSLFLKTPKIVSGKDYSVTANSRIVVVTAGVRQQEGESRLNLVQRNVNIFKHIIPQIVRHSPNCILIVVSNPVDVLTYVTWKLSGLPKHRVIGSGTNLDSARFRYLMAERLGIHPSSFNGWILGEHGDSSVPVWSGTNVAGVSLQKLNPEIGKDTDRENWKETHKKVVDSAYEVIRLKGYTNWAIGLSVADLTESLMKNLNRVHPVSTMVKGMYGIGDEVYLSLPCVLNSAGVGSVINMTLTSDEVSQLKKSADMLWHIQKDLKDL